From the genome of Plectropomus leopardus isolate mb chromosome 13, YSFRI_Pleo_2.0, whole genome shotgun sequence, one region includes:
- the LOC121952202 gene encoding interferon regulatory factor 2-binding protein 1-like yields the protein MSSASQSSSRRQWCYLCDLPKMPWAMLWEFSEAVCRGCVNYDGADRIELLIETARQLKSTHGVLDGRSPGPQQGKPSSAGPLEAGRQHGERVERGRGEYGVSSRLPNGLHRPEDVALSEGSRQSPNTRRAIVGAVPSLHGTISHALIAQGLVAAPHGLLAPLSGSRAGATPIAVSAGPIMGEASRRQAVSLGVGASTSALVGIDPGVWRNNEVMAELNEVSRNRVEGWPNRPKAVRDVLVALSSCVPFNVRFRKDHNLMGRVLAFDASTTQEFELKVFVEYPAGSGMIFSGVPDLVRQMFRDSAKDAGKAVNSGLRYVEYEKRQGTGDWRGLSELLNDGVRMFKEPPIPEVLPQPDAGLPMATVGRPVPAKGTTRRRKASPGSENGESEGRSDHPVREPWPRGAYSGMEPLPGMAAPQEGPPRLHSQPSPISALIGVADSLSSSQMPRDSPSMSTAHSSSAGRPTSSSPSTASTSVSQAALGQGLSAAGQSSNASGGESTSSTQGTLLCCTLCRERLEDTHFVQCPSVSHHKFCFPCTRRFIRNQGQGGEVYCPSGERCPLAGSSVPWAFMQGEISTILAGDGDVTVKKESDP from the coding sequence ATGTCCTCCGCCTCGCAGTCTTCCTCCAGACGGCAGTGGTGCTACCTCTGCGACCTGCCCAAGATGCCCTGGGCCATGCTGTGGGAGTTCAGCGAGGCCGTGTGCCGCGGCTGCGTCAACTATGACGGCGCCGATAGGATCGAGCTGCTCATCGAAACAGCCAGGCAACTCAAGAGCACGCACGGAGTGTTGGACGGCAGGTCCCCCGGTCCTCAGCAGGGCAAACCCAGTTCGGCCGGGCCCCTCGAAGCGGGGCGGCAACACGGAGAGCGTGtggagagggggaggggtgAATATGGGGTGTCCTCTCGCCTCCCCAACGGCCTGCACAGACCCGAGGATGTGGCCCTGTCAGAGGGCAGCAGACAGAGCCCCAACACCCGCAGGGCCATCGTTGGGGCAGTTCCTAGTCTCCATGGCACCATATCCCATGCCTTGATAGCTCAGGGGTTAGTAGCAGCCCCTCATGGGCTTCTAGCCCCCTTATCAGGCTCAAGAGCTGGGGCCACACCAATCGCAGTCTCTGCTGGCCCCATAATGGGTGAGGCTAGCAGGAGACAGGCTGTGTCGCTGGGTGTGGGGGCCAGCACCTCTGCTTTGGTGGGAATAGATCCTGGAGTGTGGAGGAACAATGAAGTGATGGCAGAACTGAATGAGGTGTCCCGCAACAGGGTCGAGGGCTGGCCAAACCGTCCCAAAGCGGTCCGGGATGTGCTGGTAGCTCTCAGCAGTTGCGTCCCCTTCAACGTGCGCTTTAGGAAAGACCACAATCTGATGGGTCGGGTTCTGGCCTTTGATGCCAGCACAACCCAAGAGTTTGAGCTGAAGGTGTTTGTGGAGTATCCTGCCGGCTCTGGAATGATCTTCTCAGGAGTCCCAGATCTGGTTAGGCAGATGTTCCGTGATTCAGCCAAAGACGCAGGGAAAGCAGTGAACTCTGGGCTACGTTACGTGGAATACGAGAAGCGGCAGGGCACAGGAGACTGGCGTGGGCTGTCTGAGCTGCTCAATGATGGTGTGCGGATGTTCAAGGAGCCCCCGATCCCAGAGGTGCTGCCTCAGCCAGATGCAGGGTTGCCCATGGCCACCGTTGGACGCCCGGTACCAGCAAAGGGCACGACTCGTCGCCGCAAGGCCTCTCCGGGCTCAGAGAACGGGGAGAGTGAAGGCAGGTCTGATCACCCAGTGAGGGAGCCCTGGCCCCGAGGTGCTTACTCAGGCATGGAGCCTCTTCCTGGCATGGCCGCTCCTCAAGAGGGCCCGCCCCGTTTACACAGCCAGCCCTCACCCATCTCAGCGCTCATAGGAGTCGCAGACAGTCTGAGCTCCAGTCAGATGCCCAGAGACAGCCCCAGCATGTCCACAGCGCACTCCTCCTCTGCCGGGCGTCCCACCAGCAGCAGCCCCTCCACCGCATCCACCTCCGTCTCCCAGGCTGCCTTGGGCCAAGGTTTAAGTGCGGCGGGGCAGAGCAGCAACGCCAGCGGCGGGGAGTCCACGAGCAGCACCCAGGGCACCCTGCTGTGCTGCACACTCTGCAGAGAGCGCCTGGAGGACACTCATTTCGTCCAGTGTCCATCTGTCTCGCACCACAAGTTCTGCTTCCCCTGCACCCGAAGATTCATCCGTAACCAGGGTCAGGGCGGGGAGGTGTACTGCCCCAGCGGAGAGCGTTGTCCCCTGGCTGGGTCCTCGGTGCCCTGGGCCTTCATGCAGGGAGAGATCTCCACCATCCTGGCTGGAGACGGAGACgtgacagtaaaaaaagagagtgaCCCCTGA